AGGACTTattaacaagaagaagagaacaaagaaTGATTCATAActgattttttcattaaaagtgtTAAAAGCTCACTGGTTGAATAATGTTTCCGCCTGTATCATGACACCCAATACAAGCTCTATTAAACACTGTTGCTCCTCTTTGTATATCCAAAGTTTGGCCTAGAGATTCTACATATCACAAAACAAGAAATCACCAATACAGCAACAAAACATTCTAGAATTTTCTCCCAATCTTGTTCAGTTTCAGAAGCAGAGGACTGCTCTAAACTTCTTTATTAGTGTTACCTGGAGGATTACAGATGGGTGAAACCGCAAGAAGAACCGCCGTGAGTGGAGGAGCAAACCTCTTGATCAGAAACTCCAAATCTTTGTGCTTTACAGGAACTTGAAACTTCCATTCGCTTTCTCTTGCGTTGGCCTTTCAAACAGTAGTGcatatgaatataaatgtcAGCGTCGTGTTTATAAAACAACTTATATCAAATATACGGACAATAGACGAAAGAGACAGAGAACCTTGTGGGAGGAACAAAATAAGTTGCAGCAGCGAGCAGAGGCAGAAGATGAGTGAAGCCTCATCTTTTGATTTTGCAGTTGTAGATGGATGATGAAGTGGAATAGCCCGTCTTATCTTTTTAGACGGTTTAACCGGTTACCGATTTGGTACAGCTGAAAAAACCGGAATggttagagcatcattatcggaGTTGCTTACGAGGGTTgcttaaattaattatgattaaaaaaaaaaagaaaattacattttaatagAAGAAACGTCGCTTAATCAAAGGAAGCAAGAGACGTCGCTTATGGGACACGCGTCAAAGTCTCCTCCCCTCTCTCATCTCTCCTCTCCTTCTTCGCCTGTGTGAAGTCTAAAGAAGAAGACCGACGGTTCACGAATTCTGATCCTTCGACCTCGTATCATCAATCCTCAGTTTCGTTTTACTATCTCTGTACTGAGTTGATTTCGTCTCTCCCTCCTCTGTAATTCTTAGATTTTGAATGATGAATTTGATTCTCTTCTGCAGCGATTGATGCCAAGACCTCTGAGTTTGCATTTGGGTTTCTGGGcttaagctctctctctctctgggtTACATCAACCGAGTTTTTTCATAGAAATGTTGCTTCTTCCCAGCTGAGAAAACCGGAATGGTTACAAGTTTCAGTATAGGGTGACTTTAGATGTAGGagttagaaatatttataaatttttgtaatatacTCTCACTCAATCCATCTTGTTTCGCCAACCACTCAATCtgtttatattcattttatttgtcaA
This genomic stretch from Brassica oleracea var. oleracea cultivar TO1000 unplaced genomic scaffold, BOL UnpScaffold00418, whole genome shotgun sequence harbors:
- the LOC106319628 gene encoding cytochrome c6, chloroplastic-like translates to MRLHSSSASARCCNLFCSSHKANARESEWKFQVPVKHKDLEFLIKRFAPPLTAVLLAVSPICNPPESLGQTLDIQRGATVFNRACIGCHDTGGNIIQPGATLFPSDLQRNGVDTEEEIYRVTYFGKGRMPGFGEKCTPRGQCTFGPRLQDEEIKLLSEFVKLQADQGWPNVSTD